One region of Archocentrus centrarchus isolate MPI-CPG fArcCen1 chromosome 6, fArcCen1, whole genome shotgun sequence genomic DNA includes:
- the LOC115781316 gene encoding uncharacterized protein LOC115781316, translated as MSEKKMTSSRRHHLKSLMLQIAANWIEKEKKEIADSKQTYLAENCAAPDLFGDQAALMETCKKLHALIDKIDEERYDLEIKVGKADKEIDDLKIKVVDLAGVKKPALKKVRMSADAMLKALLGSKHTVNLDLRANLKQVKKEVKEEPAEAVGDWRKNIEDKADRKKMFESASCPAVRLTCPKEDCRPLGLTQIYEVSGQRMTAFQELIGLVSLRVPHGHKRRRAKPRPSPYIPHRVDFVVSDSLAVPQSCSLPHHHSVAAVVSDLRVGNHQEADMSEGKRMTSSRRHHLKSLMLQIAANLLEQEADDIIAAKEAYIAEKCAALNLSGDQAALMEVCKKLHQAIDKIDEERYDTQVKVEKTDKEINELKMKVIELAGVKKPALKKVRMSADAMLKALLGSKHTVNMDLRANLKQVKKEVKEEPAEAVGDWRKNIEDKADRKKMFESS; from the exons ATGTCTGA GAAAAAGATGACTTCGAGCCGCAGGCATCATCTGAAG agtTTGATGCTGCAGATCGCGGCGAACTGgattgaaaaggagaaaaaggaaaTCGCAGATTCTAAGCAGACCTACTTGGCAGAAAACTGCGCCGCTCCTGACCTGTTTGGAGACCAGGCTGCTCTCATG GAAACCTGCAAAAAGTTGCACGCCCTCATCGATAAAATTGATGAAGAGAGGTACGACCTGGAGATCAAAGTGGGCAAGGCCGATAAAGAG ATCGAtgacctgaaaatcaaagtggttGACCTGGCCGGAGTGAAGAAGCCCGCTCTGAAGAAAGTGCGCATGTCCGCCGACGCCatgctgaaggctctgctgGGCTCCAAACACACGGTCAACCTGGACCTCAGGGCCAACCTGAAGCAGGTCAAGAaggaggtgaaggaggag CCTGCGGAGGCGGTGGGCGACTGGCGCAAGAACATTGAGGACAAGGctgacaggaagaagatgttCGAG AGTGCCTCGTGTCCAGCTGTCAGGCTGACCTGTCCCAAGGAGGACTGCCGACCTCTCGGACTGACTCAGATTTACGAGGTGAGCGGTCAAAGGATGACGGCATTTCAGGAGCTGATTGGCCTGGTCAGTCTCAGGGTTCCTCATGGCCATAAAAGAAGGAGAGCCAAACCCCGTCCAAGCCCATATATACCCCATCGAGTTGACTTTGTAGTCAGTGACTCCCTCGCCGTGCCCCAGTCCTGCAGCCTGCCTCATCATCACTCTGTAG CTGCAGTTGTCTCAGATCTCAGAGTTGGAAACCATCAGGAAGCCGACATGTCTGA GGGAAAGAGGATGACATCAAGCCGCAGGCATCACCTCAAG AGTTTAATGCTGCAGATCGCTGCTAACCTGCTGGAGCAGGAAGCTGATGACATCATAGCCGCCAAAGAAGCTTACATTGCAGAGAAATGTGCCGCCCTCAACCTGAGCGGAGACCAGGCCGCTCTGATG GAGGTCTGCAAAAAGCTGCATCAGGCCATTGATAAGATTGATGAGGAGAGGTACGACACCCAGGTCAAGGTGGAAAAGACCGACAAAGAG ATCAACGAGCTGAAGATGAAGGTCATCGAGCTGGCCGGCGTGAAGAAGCCCGCTCTGAAGAAAGTGCGCATGTCTGCCGACGCCatgctgaaggctctgctgGGCTCCAAACACACCGTCAACATGGACCTCAGGGCCAACCTGAAGCAGGTCAAGAaggaggtgaaggaggag CCTGCGGAGGCGGTGGGCGACTGGCGCAAGAACATTGAGGACAAGGctgacaggaagaagatgttCGAGAGTTCTTAA